The following proteins come from a genomic window of Paucimonas lemoignei:
- a CDS encoding acyl-CoA dehydrogenase, translating into MADYKAPLRDMRFVLNEVFDVSTLWAQLPALAETVDAETVEAILEEAGKVTSKTIAPLSRNGDEQGCSWNDTAVTTPTGFPQAYQTYADGGWVGVGGNPDFGGMGMPKVVSAQVEEMLNSASLAFGLYPMLTSGACVSINTHATEELKATYLPNMYSGAWSGSMCLTEAHAGTDLGIIRTKADPQADGSYTISGTKIFITGGEHDLTENIIHLVLAKLPDAPAGPKGISLFLVPKFMVNGDGSLGARNTVSCGSIEHKMGIQASATCVMNFDEAVGYLIGEPNKGLAAMFTMMNYERLGVGIQGLASGERSYQSAIDYARDRLQSRSPGGAQQPEKMADPIIVHPDVRRMLLTMKALNEGGRAFSTYVAMQLDIAKFSEDDTARQRADELVALLTPVAKAFLTDMGLETTIHGQQVFGGHGYIREWGQEQLVRDVRITQIYEGTNGIQALDLVGRKIVGSNGAYYKLFADEVRAFIASSDASLNEFTKPLAAALDTLDELTHWVLDRSRNNAQEIGAASVEYLHVFGYTAYAYMWAKMAGAATGNEAQEEFYASKMGTARFYFARLLPRIQSLNASVRAGSESLFLLDASQF; encoded by the coding sequence ATGGCTGACTACAAAGCGCCCCTGCGCGATATGCGTTTCGTCCTTAATGAAGTCTTCGACGTCTCGACGCTATGGGCTCAACTGCCTGCGCTGGCCGAAACGGTCGATGCCGAAACGGTCGAAGCCATTCTTGAAGAAGCAGGCAAGGTCACCAGCAAAACCATCGCGCCTCTGAGTCGCAATGGTGATGAGCAGGGTTGCAGCTGGAACGACACTGCCGTCACTACGCCCACCGGTTTCCCTCAGGCTTACCAGACTTACGCCGATGGCGGCTGGGTCGGAGTGGGGGGTAACCCGGATTTCGGCGGTATGGGTATGCCCAAGGTGGTATCGGCTCAAGTCGAAGAGATGCTCAACTCGGCCAGCCTGGCATTTGGTCTGTACCCAATGCTCACCTCCGGCGCCTGTGTTTCGATCAACACTCACGCCACCGAAGAACTGAAAGCCACTTACCTGCCGAACATGTACTCCGGCGCCTGGTCAGGCTCCATGTGCCTGACTGAAGCTCATGCCGGTACAGATCTCGGGATCATTCGCACCAAGGCCGATCCTCAGGCAGACGGCTCTTACACCATCTCCGGGACCAAGATTTTCATCACCGGCGGTGAGCACGACCTGACCGAGAACATCATCCATCTGGTGCTCGCCAAGCTGCCGGACGCGCCAGCCGGCCCCAAGGGTATTTCCCTGTTCCTGGTGCCTAAATTCATGGTCAATGGCGACGGTAGCCTGGGCGCGCGCAATACCGTGAGCTGTGGCTCCATCGAACACAAGATGGGGATTCAGGCCTCTGCGACCTGCGTGATGAACTTCGATGAAGCCGTTGGCTATCTGATTGGCGAGCCTAACAAAGGCCTGGCGGCAATGTTCACCATGATGAATTACGAGCGTCTGGGCGTAGGCATTCAGGGCCTTGCCTCAGGCGAGCGTTCCTATCAGAGCGCCATTGATTACGCCCGTGACCGCTTGCAAAGCCGTTCTCCGGGCGGCGCTCAGCAGCCGGAAAAAATGGCCGACCCGATCATCGTCCACCCCGACGTGCGCCGGATGTTGCTGACCATGAAGGCTCTGAACGAGGGCGGCCGTGCATTCTCCACGTACGTGGCCATGCAATTGGACATCGCCAAGTTCAGTGAAGATGACACCGCCCGCCAGCGCGCCGATGAGCTGGTGGCGCTGCTGACGCCGGTTGCCAAGGCGTTCCTGACCGACATGGGCCTGGAGACCACTATCCACGGTCAGCAGGTGTTTGGCGGCCACGGTTATATTCGCGAGTGGGGCCAGGAGCAACTGGTGCGTGATGTGCGCATCACGCAGATCTACGAAGGCACTAACGGCATCCAGGCCCTGGATCTGGTGGGGCGCAAGATCGTCGGCAGCAATGGCGCGTACTACAAGCTGTTTGCCGATGAGGTCCGGGCATTCATTGCCAGCTCCGATGCATCGCTGAACGAGTTCACCAAACCGTTGGCTGCCGCGCTGGATACCCTGGACGAGCTGACTCACTGGGTTCTGGATCGCTCGCGCAACAACGCTCAGGAAATCGGCGCAGCGTCTGTCGAATACTTGCATGTGTTCGGTTACACCGCCTATGCCTACATGTGGGCGAAGATGGCCGGTGCCGCCACGGGCAATGAGGCTCAAGAGGAGTTCTATGCCAGCAAGATGGGCACGGCACGCTTCTACTTCGCGCGTTTGCTGCCACGCATTCAGTCGCTCAATGCCTCGGTCAGGGCCGGTAGCGAGTCACTGTTCCTGCTGGATGCGTCACAATTCTGA
- a CDS encoding stress induced hydrophobic peptide — translation MDIIRIIFAILLPPVGVFMQVGFAGAFWLNILLTLLGYFPGIIHAVYIIASRK, via the coding sequence ATGGACATCATTCGTATCATCTTCGCCATTCTGCTGCCGCCCGTGGGTGTCTTCATGCAAGTCGGCTTCGCCGGTGCGTTCTGGCTGAACATCCTGCTGACCTTGCTGGGCTACTTCCCGGGCATCATCCACGCTGTGTACATCATCGCCAGCCGCAAATAA
- the trg_1 gene encoding histidine kinase, HAMP region: chemotaxis sensory transducer: MFGWINNTLSNTSVKLKLSLGFGLVLMLTLAITLTGWHGLDTMIERSESLTAIGQLSNLTKDLRTERIIYREDNSSENATNVVNRLNALESHLALLRKETDDAASLRLLTGQSALVADMEKTFTNLGEDHKARDRSRTQLEQYSEEAVQAVALVETEVLKAVSQEQDNGDRLDEFTNISQLKQQIQTARFQVQAYTFSGREAFEAAAIGAIDEALKEVQQIAQDQADENLKGLQPAKEALERYRAHLGQFKDAQVKVEAAQEILEALGDKMLESVAELISLQSTQRDGEAKVSRTTLSGVAGLAIVLGLLAAWVMTQQIIAPLRQTLAAADRIAKGDLSKDLSSTRQDEMGQLQNSMQAMTQSLRALISGISDGVVQISSAAQQLSAVTEQTSVGVNSQKDETDQVATAMNQMTATVFEVARNAQEASQAAAHADQQAREGDQVVAEAIGQIEQLADEVKSSTQAMNVLKLESEKIGGVLDVIKSVSQQTNLLALNAAIEAARAGEAGRGFAVVADEVRGLAQRTQQSTEEIEELIAALQNGTQQVATTLDNSRSLTDNSVQLSRRAGSALEQITRTVSTIQDMNRQIATSGEQQSAVAEQINRNIISVRNISEQTATASDETAASSVELARLGMHLQELVAKFRVG; encoded by the coding sequence ATGTTTGGATGGATCAATAACACCCTGAGCAACACCAGCGTGAAACTCAAATTGTCCTTGGGTTTTGGCCTGGTGCTGATGCTGACCCTGGCCATCACCCTGACCGGCTGGCATGGGCTGGACACCATGATCGAGCGCTCGGAATCGCTTACAGCCATCGGTCAGTTGAGCAATCTGACCAAAGACCTGCGTACCGAGCGGATCATTTATCGCGAAGACAACAGCAGCGAAAACGCCACCAACGTGGTCAATCGGCTCAATGCCCTTGAAAGTCATCTGGCGCTGCTGCGCAAAGAGACCGACGATGCAGCCAGCCTTCGCCTGCTGACCGGGCAAAGCGCGTTGGTGGCAGACATGGAGAAAACCTTCACCAACCTGGGCGAAGACCATAAGGCGCGCGACCGGTCACGCACACAGCTTGAGCAATACTCCGAAGAGGCCGTGCAGGCGGTCGCGCTGGTAGAGACTGAAGTCCTCAAGGCCGTGAGCCAGGAACAGGACAACGGCGATCGGCTCGACGAATTCACCAATATTTCGCAGCTCAAGCAGCAGATCCAGACCGCGCGCTTTCAGGTTCAGGCGTATACCTTTAGCGGTCGCGAGGCGTTTGAAGCAGCGGCCATCGGTGCTATCGACGAAGCTCTCAAGGAGGTCCAGCAGATAGCCCAGGATCAGGCCGACGAAAACCTCAAAGGCCTGCAACCGGCCAAGGAAGCGCTGGAGCGTTATCGCGCCCACTTGGGCCAATTCAAAGACGCACAGGTCAAGGTCGAAGCCGCGCAGGAAATCCTCGAGGCTCTGGGCGACAAGATGCTGGAGAGCGTTGCCGAACTCATCAGCCTGCAGAGCACCCAGCGCGACGGCGAGGCCAAGGTTTCGCGCACCACCTTGAGCGGCGTTGCCGGGCTGGCGATTGTGCTGGGCTTGCTGGCGGCCTGGGTCATGACCCAACAGATCATCGCCCCACTGCGCCAGACACTTGCGGCCGCCGACCGAATCGCCAAAGGTGATTTGAGCAAGGATCTGTCGAGCACGCGTCAGGATGAAATGGGCCAACTGCAAAACAGCATGCAGGCCATGACCCAGAGCTTGCGGGCCTTGATCAGCGGTATCAGCGACGGAGTTGTGCAGATCAGCAGCGCGGCGCAGCAGCTATCGGCTGTCACGGAGCAGACTAGCGTGGGCGTGAACAGCCAGAAAGACGAAACCGATCAGGTGGCCACGGCCATGAATCAAATGACTGCCACGGTGTTCGAGGTCGCTCGCAACGCTCAGGAAGCGTCTCAGGCTGCCGCTCACGCCGATCAACAGGCGCGCGAAGGTGATCAGGTGGTGGCCGAAGCGATCGGGCAGATCGAACAGCTCGCCGACGAGGTGAAGAGCTCCACTCAGGCCATGAATGTGCTCAAACTCGAAAGCGAGAAAATCGGTGGGGTGCTGGATGTGATCAAGTCGGTGTCCCAGCAGACCAACCTGCTGGCGCTCAATGCTGCCATTGAGGCGGCGCGTGCGGGGGAAGCCGGTCGCGGATTTGCCGTGGTGGCCGATGAAGTCCGCGGCCTGGCACAGCGCACGCAGCAGTCCACCGAGGAAATCGAAGAGCTGATCGCCGCGCTGCAAAATGGCACTCAGCAGGTGGCGACGACCTTGGACAACAGCCGCAGCCTGACCGACAACAGCGTGCAACTGAGCCGTCGCGCGGGCAGCGCACTGGAGCAGATTACCCGAACGGTTTCGACGATCCAGGACATGAACCGCCAGATCGCCACGTCCGGCGAGCAACAGAGTGCTGTAGCCGAACAGATCAACCGCAATATCATCAGCGTGCGCAACATCTCCGAACAAACCGCCACCGCCAGCGACGAAACGGCTGCATCAAGCGTGGAGCTGGCACGGCTGGGCATGCATCTGCAGGAGTTGGTGGCGAAGTTTCGGGTGGGGTGA
- the mcpA_2 gene encoding methyl-accepting chemotaxis protein, with product MGLLGKSLGNMGVSLKLGLGFGLVLLLTALITVTGWLSVGALIERGDKLQAIADVATQTMELRIRRLVYERQYDAESAAAMNATLDKVDASVKKARGMVVSPESQKGLEEQQQSANEYRTTFTDMTKAIAAREASRSLMGDAADRAVAEINKIEAALLQGDSIVQFNDVVGVSKLIQQARFQVRGYTYSGKPEFEKNARAAIDEALVGINTLAGSIPSTYLSGLQGATAGLKAYQSAVDQYRDAQAASKTALATMTKEGQDLLDLSAKLNDDQYKKREAESSSAKSTMTLVTVLALLFGVIAAWVITRQIVAPLQQTLSIVERVASGDLSHDLSVDRRDEMGQLQASIQRMTVNLRQLISGIRDGVTQIASAAEELSAVTEQTSAGVNSQKVETDQVATAMHEMTATVQEVARNAEEASEAAVAADQQAREGDRVVNEAIVQIERLAKEVGNSTEAMNELKRESDKIGSVLDVIKSVAQQTNLLALNAAIEAARAGEAGRGFAVVADEVRSLAQRTQKSTEEIEQLIAGLQSGTQQVATIMDNSRELTVSSVELTRRAGGSLENITKTVSAIQAMNQQIAAAAEEQSATAEEINRSILNVRDVSEQTSAASEETAASSVELARLGNHLQIMVSKFKV from the coding sequence ATGGGTCTGCTTGGTAAAAGTCTCGGAAACATGGGCGTCAGCCTCAAGCTAGGGCTCGGTTTCGGGCTGGTTTTGCTGTTGACTGCATTGATCACAGTGACCGGCTGGCTCAGTGTCGGCGCACTGATCGAACGTGGCGACAAGCTGCAGGCTATCGCTGATGTCGCGACCCAGACCATGGAGCTGCGCATCAGGCGCCTGGTCTACGAGCGTCAGTACGACGCCGAATCCGCCGCGGCGATGAATGCAACGCTCGATAAAGTCGACGCCAGCGTCAAGAAGGCACGCGGCATGGTCGTCAGCCCGGAAAGCCAGAAGGGCTTGGAAGAGCAGCAGCAGTCGGCCAATGAATATCGCACGACGTTCACCGACATGACCAAGGCCATCGCCGCCCGTGAAGCGAGCCGGAGTTTGATGGGTGATGCTGCCGATAGAGCGGTTGCCGAAATCAACAAGATCGAAGCCGCCTTGCTGCAGGGCGACAGCATCGTGCAGTTCAACGATGTCGTGGGCGTCAGCAAACTGATCCAGCAGGCACGCTTTCAAGTCCGGGGTTACACCTACAGCGGCAAACCAGAATTTGAGAAAAACGCCAGAGCGGCCATCGATGAAGCACTGGTCGGCATCAACACCCTGGCCGGGAGCATCCCGTCGACCTACCTGTCTGGCCTGCAGGGCGCAACAGCCGGTCTGAAAGCCTACCAGTCAGCCGTGGATCAATACCGCGACGCTCAGGCGGCCAGCAAGACAGCGCTGGCAACCATGACCAAAGAAGGTCAGGACCTGCTCGACCTGAGCGCCAAACTCAACGATGACCAGTACAAAAAGCGTGAAGCAGAGAGTTCTAGCGCCAAGTCGACCATGACCCTGGTCACCGTGCTGGCCCTGCTGTTTGGCGTCATTGCCGCCTGGGTTATCACCCGCCAGATCGTTGCTCCTTTGCAGCAGACCCTGAGCATTGTCGAGCGTGTGGCGTCCGGCGACCTGAGCCATGACCTGAGCGTTGATCGCCGCGACGAAATGGGCCAGTTGCAGGCCAGCATTCAACGCATGACGGTCAACCTGCGCCAACTCATCAGCGGTATTCGTGATGGCGTAACGCAGATCGCCAGCGCCGCCGAAGAGCTGTCTGCCGTGACCGAACAAACCAGCGCCGGGGTCAACAGCCAGAAGGTTGAAACCGACCAGGTCGCCACCGCAATGCACGAAATGACTGCCACGGTGCAGGAAGTCGCTCGCAATGCCGAAGAAGCCTCCGAAGCAGCCGTTGCCGCTGACCAGCAGGCACGGGAAGGCGATCGTGTGGTCAACGAAGCTATCGTCCAGATCGAGCGTCTGGCCAAGGAAGTGGGCAACTCTACCGAGGCAATGAACGAACTCAAGCGCGAAAGCGACAAGATCGGCAGCGTGCTGGATGTCATCAAGTCCGTCGCGCAGCAGACTAACCTGCTGGCGCTCAACGCCGCCATCGAAGCCGCACGCGCCGGTGAGGCCGGTCGTGGTTTCGCCGTGGTTGCCGACGAAGTCCGCAGCCTGGCCCAACGCACGCAGAAATCCACCGAAGAGATCGAACAGCTGATTGCCGGCCTGCAGAGCGGCACACAGCAAGTGGCAACCATCATGGATAACAGCCGCGAGTTGACCGTCAGCAGCGTGGAATTGACGCGCCGCGCCGGTGGATCACTGGAAAACATCACCAAGACCGTTTCGGCGATCCAGGCGATGAACCAGCAAATCGCAGCCGCCGCCGAAGAGCAAAGCGCCACCGCCGAGGAAATCAACCGCAGCATCCTCAACGTGCGTGACGTCTCGGAACAGACTTCTGCCGCCAGCGAAGAAACCGCCGCCTCCAGTGTTGAACTGGCGCGGCTGGGTAATCACCTGCAAATCATGGTGAGCAAGTTCAAGGTTTAA
- a CDS encoding 16S ribosomal RNA methyltransferase RsmE, with protein sequence MNLLLLEDADFIAPDRVVLRDRRLKHMQEVHRAEVGDSLRVGQIGGLMGNAQLLRLDSHEAELRISLDSAPPAKLPLTLVLALPRPKMLRRVFQTVATMGVSKVILVNSYRVEKSFWQTPFLEPTAIREQLILGLEQARDSVLPDIIIEKRFKPFVEDRLPQLADGTLGLVGHPGDYPPCPRAVTEPVTLAIGPEGGWIPYEIDLLNKAGLQPVQLGDRILRVETAVTALLARLF encoded by the coding sequence GTGAACCTGCTGCTGCTCGAAGACGCGGACTTCATCGCGCCTGACCGTGTCGTATTGCGCGACCGGCGCCTCAAGCACATGCAAGAGGTGCATCGCGCAGAAGTCGGTGACAGCCTGCGGGTTGGGCAGATCGGCGGGCTGATGGGCAACGCCCAGTTGCTGCGCCTGGACAGCCATGAAGCCGAGCTGCGCATCAGCCTCGACTCCGCCCCCCCTGCCAAATTGCCCCTCACTCTGGTGCTGGCCCTGCCCCGCCCGAAAATGCTGCGCCGGGTATTCCAGACCGTGGCGACCATGGGCGTATCCAAAGTCATTCTGGTAAACAGTTACCGGGTCGAAAAAAGCTTCTGGCAGACGCCGTTTCTGGAGCCAACGGCGATTCGCGAACAACTGATCCTTGGCCTGGAACAAGCACGGGACAGCGTGCTGCCGGACATCATCATCGAGAAACGCTTCAAGCCTTTCGTCGAAGACCGTCTGCCGCAACTGGCGGACGGCACCCTTGGCCTGGTGGGCCACCCTGGCGATTACCCTCCCTGCCCCCGCGCCGTGACCGAGCCCGTGACCCTGGCCATTGGTCCGGAAGGCGGCTGGATCCCTTATGAAATCGACCTGCTGAACAAGGCCGGGCTGCAACCGGTCCAGCTGGGTGATCGTATCCTGCGAGTTGAAACCGCCGTAACGGCGCTGTTGGCGCGGTTGTTCTAA
- the tatC_1 gene encoding Sec-independent periplasmic protein translocase yields the protein MSDIPENDQQMPLVSHLTELRSRLLKCVLAIFVIFACLFYFTQKIYTFVSAPLRVFLPEGATMIATDVASPFITPFKLTMMVALFLAMPVILHQIWGFIAPGLYKHEKRVAVPLLVSSIILFYSGMAFAYYLVFPLIFHFFASVTPEGVSMMTDIASYLDFVMTLFFAFGVAFEIPVAVVLLVWIGIVDVKYLKKIRPYVIIGCFVVGMILTPPDIFSQTLLAVPMWLLFEIGVLCSSLITKRGDHADDQPEQDKQDQPPATQP from the coding sequence ATGAGCGATATTCCGGAAAACGACCAGCAAATGCCGCTGGTCTCGCACCTCACCGAACTCCGTTCGCGCCTGCTGAAATGCGTTCTGGCGATCTTCGTGATCTTCGCTTGCCTGTTCTACTTCACGCAGAAGATCTACACCTTCGTGTCCGCGCCGTTGCGGGTTTTCCTGCCCGAAGGCGCGACGATGATCGCCACCGATGTGGCCTCGCCGTTCATCACGCCGTTCAAGCTGACCATGATGGTTGCGCTGTTTCTGGCCATGCCGGTGATCCTGCACCAGATCTGGGGCTTCATCGCGCCAGGCCTGTACAAGCATGAAAAGCGCGTGGCGGTGCCCCTGCTGGTCTCCAGCATCATCCTGTTCTATTCGGGTATGGCGTTCGCCTACTACCTGGTCTTCCCGCTGATCTTCCACTTCTTCGCCAGCGTGACGCCCGAAGGCGTGTCGATGATGACGGACATCGCCAGTTATCTGGACTTCGTCATGACGCTGTTCTTCGCCTTTGGCGTGGCGTTCGAGATACCTGTGGCCGTGGTATTGCTGGTGTGGATCGGCATCGTTGACGTGAAGTACCTGAAAAAGATCCGCCCGTACGTGATCATCGGTTGCTTCGTGGTCGGCATGATCCTGACCCCGCCGGACATCTTCTCGCAGACGTTGCTGGCTGTGCCGATGTGGCTGCTGTTTGAAATCGGTGTGTTGTGCAGCTCGCTGATCACCAAGCGCGGTGACCATGCCGATGACCAGCCCGAGCAGGACAAGCAAGACCAGCCGCCCGCGACTCAGCCGTGA
- the tatB_1 gene encoding twin-arginine translocation system, TatB protein: MFGISFSELLLVGLVALLVLGPERLPGAARTAGLWVGRLKRSFNAIKQEVEREIGADEIRRQLHNEHILSLEQEARKILSPQQPPAPTPPAVEPTPPAPVVADEPVVTSVPPTPSAPVADLGPAAPAGTTPVAADPASHAEPPHAAPQPNAPSANDSSLPPRAP, translated from the coding sequence ATGTTTGGTATCAGCTTCTCTGAACTGCTGCTGGTCGGTCTCGTCGCCTTGCTGGTGCTCGGCCCGGAACGCCTGCCCGGCGCTGCACGCACGGCGGGCCTGTGGGTCGGCCGCCTGAAGCGCAGCTTCAATGCGATCAAACAGGAAGTTGAACGTGAGATCGGTGCCGACGAGATCCGTCGGCAACTGCACAACGAACACATTCTTTCGCTGGAGCAGGAGGCTCGCAAGATCCTCTCGCCACAACAACCACCGGCCCCGACGCCACCGGCTGTAGAGCCAACACCGCCTGCACCCGTGGTTGCCGATGAACCTGTGGTGACCAGCGTGCCGCCCACGCCATCAGCGCCAGTCGCCGACCTAGGCCCGGCCGCGCCTGCGGGCACGACCCCTGTCGCTGCCGATCCTGCGTCACACGCGGAACCGCCACACGCTGCGCCTCAGCCAAACGCACCTTCCGCCAACGATTCGTCACTGCCGCCGCGAGCCCCATGA
- the tatA_1 gene encoding twin arginine translocase protein A: protein MGIFDWKHWIVILVVVVLVFGTKKLKGLGSDVGESIKGFRKAMNDDDKPQEQPPVTPQQPPQAAPQGSPLNQPHTIDAQAHKVEEPIRKD, encoded by the coding sequence ATGGGTATTTTTGACTGGAAACACTGGATCGTCATTCTGGTTGTCGTGGTATTGGTATTTGGCACCAAAAAGCTCAAGGGCCTTGGCAGCGATGTCGGCGAGTCGATCAAGGGCTTTCGCAAAGCCATGAACGATGACGACAAGCCTCAAGAGCAGCCGCCGGTGACGCCACAACAGCCGCCGCAAGCCGCGCCACAGGGCTCGCCCCTGAACCAGCCGCACACCATCGATGCGCAAGCGCATAAAGTCGAAGAGCCAATCCGCAAAGACTAG
- the hisE gene encoding phosphoribosyl-ATP pyrophosphatase: MTDTLSRLAEVLESRKGAAADSSYVASLYHKGLNKILEKIGEESVETIIAAKDAAVSGDCSDVIYETADLWFHSMVMLAALGQHPQSVLDELDRRFGLSGHAEKAARSAD; this comes from the coding sequence ATGACTGATACCTTGTCCCGCCTTGCCGAAGTACTCGAGTCTCGCAAGGGCGCTGCTGCCGACAGTTCTTACGTCGCCAGCCTGTATCACAAGGGTCTGAACAAGATTCTGGAAAAGATCGGTGAAGAGTCGGTCGAAACCATCATTGCTGCCAAGGACGCCGCCGTCAGCGGCGACTGCAGCGATGTCATCTACGAAACCGCTGACCTGTGGTTTCACAGCATGGTGATGCTTGCCGCGCTGGGTCAGCATCCACAGTCAGTGCTCGATGAACTGGACCGCCGTTTCGGCTTGTCCGGGCATGCGGAAAAAGCCGCGCGCTCAGCCGATTGA
- the hisI gene encoding phosphoribosyl-AMP cyclohydrolase, which produces MKDWLDEIKWDSDGLVPAIAQDHKTGRVLMMAWMNREALSLTAEENRAIYWSRSRGKLWRKGEESGHVQKLHELRLDCDADVVILMVEQIGGIACHTGRESCFYRVYEDASWKTVEPVLKDPEAIYHAGH; this is translated from the coding sequence ATGAAAGACTGGCTGGACGAAATCAAGTGGGATAGCGACGGCTTGGTGCCCGCTATCGCCCAGGACCACAAAACCGGTCGCGTGCTGATGATGGCGTGGATGAACCGCGAAGCCCTGAGCCTGACCGCCGAAGAGAATCGTGCAATATATTGGTCGCGTTCGCGTGGCAAACTCTGGCGCAAAGGCGAAGAATCGGGGCATGTGCAGAAGCTTCATGAACTGCGCCTTGATTGCGACGCCGATGTGGTCATCCTGATGGTCGAGCAGATCGGCGGCATCGCTTGCCACACCGGGCGCGAGAGCTGCTTCTATCGGGTTTATGAAGACGCCAGCTGGAAAACCGTTGAGCCGGTCTTGAAAGATCCGGAAGCTATTTATCACGCAGGACACTGA